In a single window of the Zea mays cultivar B73 unplaced genomic scaffold, Zm-B73-REFERENCE-NAM-5.0 scaffold_281, whole genome shotgun sequence genome:
- the LOC118474460 gene encoding transcription factor MYB60-like has translation MESRPPMPWCACDRAGTTTTMTTAIKKGPWMPEEDLVLVSYIHEHGPSKWRHVAASTGLMRCSKSCRLRWTNYLRPGIRRGHFTAREERVIVHLHSLLGNRWAAIASHLPQRTDNDIKNYWNTHLKKKKVVVEEQQRAAAAAAKRHVDDGGITTSRSPRLLAKDDSYGYDYDARPAAAYPCTMDNVSKPLKVKLGCMKSASSSSPPAQDGSSSIRRPFFSLDQTSGSTAPLPPISNVVPQPVLAGQGRHGGRFFHEPPQQQLSSIMENWLFLPSSSTSSR, from the coding sequence ATGGAGAGCAGGCCGCCAATGCCATGGTGCGCGTGCGACAGGgcggggacgacgacgacgatgacgacggcgATAAAGAAGGGGCCATGGATGCCGGAGGAGGACCTCGTCCTCGTCTCCTACATCCACGAGCACGGCCCCAGCAAGTGGCGCCACGTGGCCGCGAGCACGGGGCTCATGCGCTGCAGCAAGAGCTGCCGCCTCCGCTGGACCAACTACCTCCGCCCGGGCATCCGGCGCGGCCACTTCACGGCGCGCGAGGAGCGCGTCATCGTCCACCTCCACTCCCTGCTGGGCAACCGGTGGGCGGCCATCGCGTCGCATCTCCCCCAGCGCACCGACAACGACATCAAGAACTACTGGAACACCCACCTCAAGAAGAAGAAGGTCGTCGTCGAGGAACAGCAGCGAGCGGCTGCAGCAGCAGCCAAACGACACGTCGACGACGGCGGCATCACCACCAGTCGTAGTCCCCGCCTGCTCGCCAAGGACGATAGCTATGGCTACGACTACGACGCGCGCCCAGCTGCAGCCTATCCCTGTACCATGGACAACGTATCCAAGCCTCTCAAAGTCAAATTAGGTTGCATGAAGAGCGCATCGTCATCATCCCCGCCGGCGCAGGATGGTAGTAGTAGTATCCGTCGTCCTTTCTTTTCACTCGACCAAACGTCCGGCAGTACGGCGCCGCTGCCACCCATCTCCAACGTTGTGCCGCAGCCGGTGTTGGCGGGACAGGGACGACACGGCGGGCGTTTCTTCCACGAGCCGCCCCAGCAGCAGCTGTCCTCAATAATGGAGAACTGGTTATTCCTCCCAAGCAGCAGCACCAGCAGCAGATGA
- the LOC118474461 gene encoding mini zinc finger protein 1-like: protein MGPQQGRRSNGGAAARSKQEEEGGAKVVRYRECQRNHAASLGGHAVDGCREFMAAGADGTAAALACAACGCHRSFHRREVEQPAADCDCDCSSTTSGA, encoded by the coding sequence ATGGGGCCTCAGCAAGGCCGGCGGTCgaacggcggcgcggcggcgcggagcaagcaggaggaggaggggggcgcgAAGGTGGTGCGGTACCGCGAGTGCCAGCGCAACCACGCGGCGTCCCTGGGCGGGCACGCGGTGGACGGGTGCCGCGAGTTCATGGCGGCGGGCGCGGAcggcacggcggcggcgctcgcGTGCGCCGCCTGCGGGTGCCACCGCAGCTTCCACAGGCGCGAGGTGGAGCAGCCCGCCGCCGACTGCGACTGCGACTGCTCCTCCACCACCTCCGGCGCCTGA